The Rhopalosiphum maidis isolate BTI-1 chromosome 2, ASM367621v3, whole genome shotgun sequence genome segment GCGATTACGACAAACTTCGtgagtcatatatatatacacctataaaattattggaaCAGACATAGATACTAGATACATCGTACATATGACAGAATTGATCATAAATACGCACTTTAATCATTTCTACATAGAAGATATCTCCTATTGGTTCTTATAAACCttttatacctactaattttttcaaaacatttttttttatacatgatttaaagttattatgaaacatcaaaaaaatgttactacttattttttttttatttttttaaataatgtcatatatttttaattgttcactCCAAAGCAAAATTATTTCTCGGAcctttaatatagatataagttCGAATTTCATGCAAGTATGAGTTCATAGCAATGCTttcgaaatttattttttaatggaattaaatttaaaaatagttccagaattcaaaaatacattttattaccaaAAACGTCAATACTCACGAGAAAAtgagaatttatattttaaataatctaattgTATTTACAGTAAGTAGGTACTCAAgtgaagaataatatttacattgcgGTACGGCGTATGGATAACAAatctatgaaataaaaaattctgaaaaccgtattatgtatatatatatatatatatataggttttaTATATCCTATaccattcaatttttaataatattattattaggaggtacctattaaaaaatatcttattatttataagcaattgacatatttgtatacctatttatattggaTTTAACTTTCTTTAGCTGTGTTTTTAATAGGTTTAACAAATAACTATACCTAACTACCAAACtggctattttaaaataatattttgactgaACCACATAAAATAAGTAGATATATTCGTATGTTTCCTCTTTCGCTGATAAATATCCATGGGTTGCACTGGTTGCAGCATTGTTAGGcctattaataggtatatatgtataatacctacactATAGATACTTTTCCAAAagacgttttatattttaaaatttaaatattaaaaccagaATTTGCGATTTTATAACAGGTTTCTAAAATTCATGGAATCATATTGGCCAGCAAAAATATGAAGGATGGCAGCATCATCGTGAACCACACTTCAGCCCTAGGACTCGATCCTAATTCGGAAATGATCGCCCATGGCGCTGCTTCTGCGGGTTTCTTGGTCGCTTCCATGGCTTTTGGCGTGAGTTTGGCATcgcttttattgttttaaataagcaTCGAAATCAATATCGTACAATCAATGTCGACATGCTTAGTGCTTATACAacacgttattatttattaaacatctaATTATACAACCTTTTTAATAATCGACAGAAAagcaaatatttcaaaaaaactcaaattagGATGACGACATTGTGTAGCGAGCTGATGGCATCGATGTCTGTTGGAGGTACTGTGCCATTTATACGCGATGGACAcgaagcatataaaaatatgtaagcattaaaaaaataatatttcatgtaaaatatcGATTAATAGTAGGTTATGAAAAGTAAAGTGGGTACCTATAGCCCATCTAGGTACCTATTTTCTCATAGTGAGAACGAATATGACAATACTCGTTATTATACTtagagtaataaattatatcaatttcgTAAGTCTTTGTGATTTATATGGCTTATTGAACAtctataagtttattaataataatatacaagatacacctaaaatagtaataagtacctaccaaacgattatcaataataaatatttataattttttttttacagtcaaATTTCAGTTGCCAAG includes the following:
- the LOC113554836 gene encoding uncharacterized protein LOC113554836, which gives rise to MKDGSIIVNHTSALGLDPNSEMIAHGAASAGFLVASMAFGKSKYFKKTQIRMTTLCSELMASMSVGGTVPFIRDGHEAYKNIQISVAKSAAYLVKYGPNNTLWLCQQNGILSSVKLYKLNDFTVKYGPIISNRK